One part of the Sporosarcina ureae genome encodes these proteins:
- a CDS encoding type Z 30S ribosomal protein S14: MAKKSMIAKQKRTPKYKVQEYTRCERCGRPHSVYRKFKLCRICFRELAYKGQLPGVKKASW; this comes from the coding sequence GTGGCTAAGAAATCTATGATCGCTAAACAGAAACGTACGCCAAAGTACAAAGTACAAGAATATACACGCTGCGAACGTTGTGGTCGTCCACATTCAGTATATCGCAAATTTAAACTTTGCCGTATTTGTTTCCGCGAACTTGCATACAAGGGACAACTTCCTGGCGTTAAAAAAGCCAGCTGGTAA
- the rplE gene encoding 50S ribosomal protein L5: MSRLKEKFSKEITPALMSKFEYTSVMQVPKVDKIVINMGVGDAVQNTKALDAAVEDLATISGQKPVITKAKKSIAGFRLREGMPIGAKVTLRGERMYEFLDKLVTISLPRVRDFRGVSKKAFDGRGNYTLGVKEQLIFPEIDFDKVSKVRGMDIVIVTTANTDEEARELLAQCGMPFQK; encoded by the coding sequence ATGAGTCGTTTGAAAGAGAAGTTTTCTAAAGAAATCACACCTGCTCTAATGAGCAAGTTTGAATATACATCTGTTATGCAGGTTCCTAAAGTAGATAAAATCGTTATCAACATGGGTGTTGGTGATGCTGTCCAAAATACAAAAGCACTTGATGCAGCTGTTGAGGATCTTGCAACTATTTCAGGTCAAAAACCAGTCATTACTAAAGCGAAAAAATCTATCGCAGGATTCCGTTTACGTGAAGGAATGCCGATCGGAGCAAAAGTAACGCTTCGCGGTGAACGCATGTATGAGTTCCTCGATAAATTAGTTACAATCTCATTACCACGTGTACGTGACTTCCGTGGCGTTTCTAAAAAAGCGTTTGACGGTCGCGGTAACTACACTCTTGGAGTGAAAGAGCAACTTATTTTCCCTGAAATTGACTTCGATAAAGTATCAAAAGTACGTGGGATGGATATCGTCATCGTGACGACAGCTAACACTGATGAAGAAGCACGTGAGTTGCTTGCACAGTGTGGCATGCCGTTCCAAAAGTAA
- the rplX gene encoding 50S ribosomal protein L24, with protein MHVKKGDKVMVISGKDKGKTGVILTAYPKKDRVLVEGINIVKKHTKPNQENPQGGIVSQESTIHVSNVMVIDPKTGEPTRVGYKVEDGKKVRIAKKSGESLDK; from the coding sequence ATGCACGTTAAAAAAGGCGACAAAGTAATGGTGATCTCTGGTAAAGATAAAGGTAAAACAGGTGTGATCCTAACAGCTTATCCGAAAAAAGACCGTGTGCTAGTTGAAGGTATTAATATCGTCAAGAAACACACAAAGCCGAACCAAGAAAACCCACAGGGCGGAATTGTAAGCCAAGAGTCTACAATCCACGTCTCAAACGTGATGGTAATCGATCCTAAAACAGGCGAGCCGACTCGTGTAGGTTACAAAGTGGAAGACGGTAAAAAAGTACGTATTGCAAAAAAATCCGGTGAATCATTGGATAAGTAA
- the rplN gene encoding 50S ribosomal protein L14: MIQQESRMKVADNSGAREVLTIKVLGGSGRKVANIGDVVVVTVKKATPGGVVKKGDVVKAVIVRTKSGVRRKDGSYITFDENACVIIRDDKGPRGTRIFGPVARELRDNNFMKIISLAPEVL; the protein is encoded by the coding sequence ATGATTCAACAGGAAAGTAGAATGAAAGTTGCTGACAACTCTGGTGCACGTGAAGTACTAACAATTAAAGTACTAGGTGGATCAGGTCGTAAAGTAGCTAACATCGGTGATGTAGTTGTTGTTACAGTTAAGAAAGCAACACCAGGTGGCGTTGTTAAGAAGGGTGACGTTGTTAAAGCGGTCATCGTTCGCACGAAAAGTGGAGTTCGTCGTAAAGACGGTTCATACATTACATTCGATGAGAATGCTTGCGTTATTATCCGTGATGATAAAGGGCCACGTGGAACTCGTATTTTCGGACCAGTTGCTCGCGAACTACGCGACAACAACTTCATGAAAATCATTTCACTTGCTCCAGAAGTTCTTTAA
- the rpsQ gene encoding 30S ribosomal protein S17, protein MTERNQRKTYTGRVVSDKMDKTVTVMVETYKKHSLYGKRVKYSKKLKVHDELNEAKIGDVVRIMETRPLSATKRFRLLEVVEKAIII, encoded by the coding sequence ATGACTGAACGTAATCAGCGCAAAACATACACAGGCCGTGTAGTTTCCGACAAAATGGATAAAACTGTTACGGTAATGGTAGAGACATACAAAAAACACTCTTTATACGGTAAACGTGTAAAGTATTCTAAGAAACTTAAAGTTCATGATGAGCTAAACGAAGCTAAAATCGGCGATGTTGTTCGTATTATGGAAACTCGTCCATTATCAGCAACTAAGCGTTTCCGTCTTCTAGAAGTCGTTGAAAAAGCGATCATCATCTAA
- the rpmC gene encoding 50S ribosomal protein L29: protein MKANEIRDLTTAEIEQKVKSLKEELFNLRFQLATGQLENTARIREVRKSIARMKTVIRQREISANN from the coding sequence ATGAAAGCTAATGAAATTCGTGACTTAACAACTGCAGAGATCGAGCAAAAAGTGAAATCACTTAAAGAAGAGCTTTTCAACCTTCGTTTCCAGTTAGCGACAGGTCAATTAGAAAACACTGCACGCATCCGTGAAGTACGCAAATCGATTGCGCGCATGAAAACTGTAATACGACAAAGAGAAATCAGTGCAAATAACTGA
- the rplP gene encoding 50S ribosomal protein L16: MLMPKRVKHRRVFRGKMRGETKGGATVQFGEFGLQALESGWITNRQIESSRIAMTRYMKRGGKVWINIFPHKPYTKKPLEVRMGSGKGAVEGWVAVVKPGRVMFEIAGVSEEVAREALRLASHKLPVTSKFVKRQEIGGESNES, translated from the coding sequence ATGTTAATGCCTAAACGTGTTAAACATCGTCGTGTATTCCGTGGTAAAATGCGTGGTGAAACTAAAGGTGGCGCTACTGTCCAGTTTGGTGAGTTTGGTCTTCAAGCTCTAGAATCAGGTTGGATCACTAACCGTCAGATTGAATCTTCTCGTATCGCTATGACTCGTTATATGAAACGTGGCGGTAAAGTGTGGATCAATATTTTCCCACACAAACCATATACTAAAAAGCCTCTTGAAGTCCGGATGGGTTCCGGTAAAGGTGCTGTAGAAGGCTGGGTTGCAGTTGTGAAACCTGGTAGAGTAATGTTCGAAATTGCAGGTGTTTCAGAAGAGGTTGCTCGTGAGGCACTTAGACTCGCATCGCACAAACTTCCTGTTACAAGCAAGTTTGTAAAACGACAAGAAATTGGTGGTGAGTCTAATGAAAGCTAA
- the rpsC gene encoding 30S ribosomal protein S3 produces MGQKVHPNGLRVGVIRDWDSKWYAEKDYASLLHEDLKIREYIEKRLIEASVSKVEIERAAKRVNITIHTAKPGMVIGKGGSEVETLRKQLNEITGKRAHINIVEIKRADLDAKLVAESIARQLESRVSFRRAQKQAIQRTIRSGAKGIKTQVSGRLGGADIARAEHYSEGTVPLHTLRADIDYAHAEADTTYGKLGVKVWIYRGEVLPVKVKKNSGEGGK; encoded by the coding sequence GTGGGCCAAAAAGTACATCCTAATGGACTACGTGTAGGCGTCATCCGTGACTGGGACTCAAAATGGTACGCGGAAAAAGATTATGCGTCCTTACTACATGAAGACTTAAAGATCCGTGAATACATCGAAAAGCGTCTTATCGAAGCATCAGTTTCAAAAGTTGAAATCGAGCGTGCTGCTAAGCGTGTTAACATTACAATCCACACTGCAAAGCCAGGTATGGTTATCGGTAAAGGTGGTTCCGAAGTAGAAACTCTTCGTAAGCAACTTAACGAAATCACAGGCAAGCGTGCACACATCAACATCGTAGAAATCAAACGTGCTGATTTAGATGCTAAACTAGTAGCTGAATCAATTGCTCGTCAATTAGAAAGTCGTGTATCATTCCGTCGTGCTCAGAAACAAGCGATCCAACGTACAATTCGCTCTGGTGCAAAAGGAATTAAAACACAAGTGTCTGGTCGTCTCGGCGGTGCTGACATCGCTCGTGCAGAACACTATAGTGAAGGAACTGTCCCTCTTCATACATTACGTGCAGACATAGATTATGCACATGCTGAAGCTGATACTACTTATGGTAAGCTTGGCGTAAAGGTATGGATTTATCGTGGTGAAGTCCTTCCAGTAAAAGTTAAGAAGAACTCTGGGGAAGGAGGCAAATAA
- the rplV gene encoding 50S ribosomal protein L22 produces the protein MQQAKASVRTVRIASRKVRLVVDLIRGKNIGEAMAILRLTPKAASPVVEKLLKSAIANAEHNYEMDTENLIVSEVFVDEGPTMKRFRPRAQGRASAINKRTSHITLVVSEKKEG, from the coding sequence ATGCAACAAGCTAAAGCATCTGTACGCACAGTCCGTATTGCTTCTCGCAAAGTTCGTTTGGTCGTTGATCTTATTCGCGGCAAGAATATAGGTGAAGCTATGGCTATTCTACGACTTACGCCTAAAGCGGCATCTCCAGTCGTGGAAAAACTATTGAAATCAGCAATTGCAAACGCTGAACATAACTACGAAATGGATACTGAGAACTTAATCGTCAGTGAAGTATTCGTAGACGAAGGACCAACAATGAAACGTTTCCGTCCACGTGCACAAGGTCGTGCAAGTGCGATCAACAAACGTACAAGCCATATCACATTAGTGGTATCTGAAAAGAAGGAGGGGTAA